Proteins from a single region of Theileria parva strain Muguga chromosome 1, complete sequence, whole genome shotgun sequence:
- a CDS encoding MIF4G like family protein: MDTLEVDIDENVDDLGYNEEYDPEEHQNNRKSNKEIDYQELEEDFNRRSFDYGPSRSKRRNFRTQRPCQRHRENFRYQNHRESRGYGPYSKQNSLPNRTNLPPKADEDELKQIDAKLVTLLDSFSTAKEDILSVLEDLKLVTDKHNKVIAATLVKCVESFPVKTGAYASLVGLLKVSGKTDLVDLINQQVLYNLGLKLSNGDRTACVLLLRFLIGLHCSNVTSNSVFEILTLLLKLANEVENFPYDTSVDYVKSVVILDNLNYMVLASIPWFSREAFMTNVETITSMCEKLFEYSERRMRLMESLPSDLEFNPNLDLSDFYAKSGNTKKFNPYVFKFYYKDTVNLNLDDRFTSGVHALKSLLKNDWTSSTTYRFYQSKGIVEKLKDSSDYTENKVTSDNLNSVLHLDLKNFNNFKPLLPKTFNFNYVLDKSQLTTTHDKWLFEEHVYYVFELFSDDSLRCAQQLLAIPLNEEFKEYGIVDVLLNLSLSKFYDNYYSIFGTLVMHNLCTLEEKTEDIFYSYVSQLLAETDKLDSWVLNTMVNICSFWFNMEFCKIRTSSDDINVEGENSDEIRKDLIRQKNSRLFKTLFKPSNCANNYNLRLIEKISRLVYMDRLLTYSPTDLESEIRALGVSKDFKNKPYEHLLFLNMLHFNKLADEENELRNRRIVSFINNYTNKPYLKEQPKHLFSETKETKDYDEVIHTDEDLILNTQATNTNLTNSQLDLNTNLTSIQVDLNSNLTNTQTANLVSAGNVEVWKRDDLILLFWDTLLIFGSKSMTHLYRLLEFHSDVLKMFETPESPFEESLPYKVMWQTVVTFERDHKRLELSFDFFIRNNVFTCPMILKFLFTLPANVLMSNFFFYAVNSVFSEVHSRLVNFRESYKVALRELAGTVAMEAKKQELDTVELDYFNFFEQFVRLVSDRLSTSDANIRKVLEELLVRKLVKYSLQEKVNIKLYNSVTNVHETVKVTLYILAMPSYLLP, encoded by the exons atggatACTTTGGAGGTCGATATCGACGAAAACGTAGATGACTTAGGCTATAACGAAGAGTATGACCCTGAGGAACACCAAAATAACAGAAAATCTAACAAGGAAATTGATTACCAGGAGTTAGAAGAGGATTTTAATAGAAGATCGTTCGATTATGGGCCTTCGCGATCAAAAAGGAGAAACTTTAGAACACAAAGGCCTTGCCAAAGGCATAGAGAAAACTTTAGGTATCAAAACCATAGAGAATCCAGAGGTTACGGACCTTACTCTAAGCAAAATAGCCTTCCAAATCGCACTAATCTACCGCCAAAGGCTGACGAAGATGAGCTGAAGCAAATTGATGCAAAACTAGTTACCCTGCTCGACTCATTTTCAACTGCCAAAGAGGATATTCTCTCGGTTTTAGAAGATCTTAAATTAGTAACGGATAAACATAATAAAGTTATTGCCGCAACTCTggttaaatgtgttgagTCATTTCCAGTCAAGACAG GAGCATATGCAAGTTTGGTTGGACTTTTGAAAGTGAGCGGAAAGACTGATCTGGTGGACTTAATAAACCAGCAGGTTTTGTATAATCTGGGATTAAAGTTGTCGAATGGAGACCGAACAGCCTGTGTGTTGCTGCTGCGGTTTCTTATCGGACTACACTGCTCGAATGTGACTTCAAACTCagtatttgaaattttgaCTCTTCTTCTAAAGCTCGCGAATGAGGTTGAAAACTTCCCCTACGATACCAGTGTGGACTACGTAAAGTCTGTAGTAATCCTGGATAATCTAAACTACATGGTGCTGGCGAGTATTCCCTGGTTCAGCAGGGAAGCATTCATGACAAACGTCGAGACTATAACTTCTATGTGCGAGAAGCTTTTTGAGTACTCTGAGAGAAGAATGAGGTTAATGGAGTCCCTGCCCTCAGATCTAGAATTTAACCCTAACCTTGACTTGTCAGACTTTTACGCCAAGAGTGGAAATACGAAAAAGTTTAACCCTTACGTGTTCAAGTTTTATTATAAGGATACTGTTAACTTGAATTTGGATGACAGATTCACCTCAGGAGTTCACGCTCTAAAATCACTCCTCAAG AATGATTGGACGAGTTCAACAACGTATCGTTTTTACCAGAGCAAGGGGATTGTGGAGAAGCTTAAGGACTCATCGGACTATACAGAGAACAAAGTCACGTcagataatttaaactcaGTTTTACACTTGGATCTTAAGAACTTCAATAACTTCAAACCCCTTTTACCGAAAACATTCAATTTCAATTATGTACTCGATAAGTCACAACTAACTACAACACACGACAAATG GTTATTTGAAGAGCatgtatattatgtatttgAGCTATTTTCGGACGATTCACTCAGATGTGCACAGCAGTTGTTAGCAATACCATTGAATGAGGAGTTTAAGGAGTACGGGATAGTTGATGTGCTGCTTAACCTGTCTCTTTCCAAGTTTTATGACAATTACTACTCAATCTTCGGCACTCTGGTGATGCATAACCTGTGTACCCTGGAGGAGAAGACGGAGGATATCTTCTACTCGTACGTTTCTCAGCTGTTGGCAGAGACGGATAAGCTGGATTCGTGGGTGCTGAACACGATGGTGAATATCTGTAGCTTCTGGTTCAACATGGAGTTTTGCAAGATCAGGACGTCGTCAGACGATATTAACGTTGAGGGAGAGAACAGTGATGAGATTAGGAAGGACCTGATCAGGCAGAAGAATAGCAGACTTTTCAAGACACTCTTTAAGCCGAGTAACTGCGCTAACAACTATAACTTGAGGCTAATTGAGAAGATTTCAAGGCTGGTTTACATGGATAGACTCTTAACGTATTCTCCAACTGACCTAGAATCTGAGATCAGAGCACTTGGAGTGTCCAAGGATTTCAAGAATAAACCCTACGAACACTTACTCTTCTTGAACATGTTACACTTTAATAAGCTCGCAGATGAGGAAAACGAGTTGAGGAATAGAAGAATTGTGTCATTTATTAACAACTATACAAATAAGCCGTATCTCAAAGAACAGCCAAAACACCTGTTCTCAGAAACCAAGGAAACCAAAGATTATGATGAGGTTATACATACAGATGAGGATTTAATACTTAATACACAAGCAACAAATACTAATTTGACCAATTCACAGCTAGATTTGAATACTAACTTAACGAGTATACAAGTCGATTTGAAttctaatttaacaaatacaCAAACAGCAAATTTGGTGAGTGCCGGCAATGTGGAGGTTTGGAAACGAGATGATTTGATACTGTTGTTTTGGGATACGTTGTTGATATTTGGAAGTAAGTCAATGACACACCTGTACAGGTTATTGGAGTTCCATTCGGATGTTTTGAAGATGTTTGAAACACCAGAATCGCCATTTGAGGAAAGTTTGCCCTATAAAGTTATGTGGCAGACAGTAGTGACATTTGAAAGGGATCATAAGAGACTGGAGCTATCATTTGACTTTTTCATAAGAAACAATGTGTTCACATGTCcaatgattttaaagtttcTGTTCACGCTACCAGCTAACGTACTGATGTCCAACTTTTTCTTTTACGCAGTTAACTCCGTGTTCTCAGAAGTGCATTCAAGACTGGTAAACTTTAGAGAAAGCTATAAAGTGGCCTTGAGAGAATTAGCAGGCACTGTTGCAATGGAGGCAAAGAAGCAGGAACTGGATACCGTGGAGCTAGActactttaattttttcgaACAATTCGTACGTTTGGTTAGTGACAGGCTTTCAACATCAGACGCCAACATCAGAAAAGTACTGGAAGAACTTTTAGTTAGGAAACTTGTAAAGTATTCTTTACAGGAAAAGGTGAACATCAAACTATACAATTCTGTAACAAATGTTCATGAAACTGTCAAAGTTACACTATACATATTGGCAATGCCATCATACCTATTAccataa